From one Mytilus trossulus isolate FHL-02 chromosome 10, PNRI_Mtr1.1.1.hap1, whole genome shotgun sequence genomic stretch:
- the LOC134687742 gene encoding uncharacterized protein LOC134687742 — MSEQLCNSCQINNETKTAISWCTICEEAFCEQCDKCHKSFKFTAKHKVILMQEIQSGNSNLKISEVLKCEEYSSKIVEVYCVDHSQPCCNLCAQLSHRKFENVTSIENPAKGIKQFNLTTTLIKKLDERNKELDEIIAKRKDSMTIFEGTSENIIQEVSTLKMVVIDHLNKLEEKIKFDLASSKKHVVMKFTDEINTFSSYKSVSANWQSVLNVSIEQGSDQQCLMEVNRIDSKMTILEKEIEETIKKMKEMTIKFVPSDLIEKFKSIVESLGSVDIIENKFPCTLYIGGYRERLNFRSGDIKILHRINAAESGLMSAIFIADNLIITSYYKSNVAKYSLNGELLQTLAVEKYPLDITQVDRTQVAISTYKSNKILFVDISEMKLIRKLDFSDLPVYGLCYADGNSFVISDGSTLTWVSSKGEIIKQKPTRGNSFYVSTSDMKDCIYGDGDNSVSCVVGDRTNFTYTNEQLSSPRGIGIDFEGNIFIAGWSSKNIHQITDDGNLIRTIPIDTFGIRRPWTIRFAPNSNKFVVTCSSSGIVVLCEIS, encoded by the coding sequence ATGTCTGAACAATTGTGTAACTCATGtcaaataaacaatgagacaaaaaCGGCAATTTCTTGGTGTACTATTTGTGAAGAGGCATTTTGTGAACAGTGTGATAAATGTCACAAATCTTTCAAATTTACAGCAAAGCACAAAGTTATTTTAATGCAGGAAATTCAGTCAGGAAattccaatttgaaaatatcggAAGTGCTGAAATGTGAAGAGTATTCTTCAAAGATTGTTGAGGTTTACTGCGTGGATCATTCACAACCATGCTGCAACCTATGTGCACAACTTTCACATCGCAAATTTGAAAACGTGACCTCCATCGAAAATCCTGCCAAAGGTATAAAGCAATTTAATCTTACAACTactttgattaaaaaacttgacGAAAGGAATAAGGAACTTGATGAAATTATTGCGAAACGGAAAGATAGTATGACTATATTTGAAGGCACCTCTGAAAACATTATTCAAGAAGTGTCAACACTAAAAATGGTAGTTATAGATCATTTAAACAAACTAGAAGAGAAAATAAAGTTCGATCTGGCCTCTTCAAAGAAACATGTGGTTATGAAATTTACCGATGAAATTAACACTTTTTCGAGTTATAAAAGTGTATCGGCTAACTGGCAGTCAGTTCTCAATGTTTCCATAGAACAAGGATCAGATCAACAGTGTTTAATGGAAGTCAACAGGATCGATTCAAAAATGACTATACTTGAGAAGGAAATTGaagaaactataaaaaagaTGAAGGAAATGACTATTAAGTTTGTCCCGTCTGACCTGATTGAGAAATTTAAAAGCATCGTAGAGTCGTTGGGTTCCGTAGATATAATAGAAAACAAGTTTCCATGCACACTATATATTGGGGGATATAGAGAAAGGTTAAATTTTCGAAGCGGTGacattaaaattttgcataGAATTAATGCTGCAGAAAGTGGTTTAATGAGTGCAATATTCATTGCTGATAACCTAATTATAACAAGCTATTACAAAAGTAATGTTGCAAAATACAGCCTCAATGGTGAATTACTGCAAACTTTAGCTGTAGAAAAGTATCCACTAGATATAACACAAGTTGATAGAACTCAAGTCGCTATTTCTACGtataaaagtaacaaaattttgtttgtggATATTTCAGAAATGAAGTTAATACGAAAATTGGATTTTTCAGATTTACCCGTCTATGGATTATGCTATGCCGACGGAAACTCATTCGTTATATCCGATGGATCCACACTGACATGGGTAAGTtcaaaaggggagataattaaacaaaaaccaaCACGTGGTAATTCGTTTTATGTTTCAACATCGGATATGAAAGATTGTATATATGGAGATGGGGATAATTCTGTGTCATGTGTAGTAGGGGACAGAACCAATTTTACGTATACAAATGAACAATTGTCCTCCCCACGGGGAATCGGAATAGACTTTGAGGGAAATATCTTTATTGCTGGATGGAGTTCTAAGAACATTCATCAAATAACGGATGACGGAAATTTAATACGGACAATTCCGATTGACACTTTTGGAATTAGAAGACCATGGACGATACGTTTTGCTCCTAATAGTAATAAATTTGTCGTGACATGTAGTTCTTCTGGAATAGTGGTACTGTGTGAAATAAGTTGA
- the LOC134687047 gene encoding uncharacterized protein LOC134687047, translated as MRSFLPRQVFIGYHRNYSTCHDKQIWKIMKNSLDGYRDIWFMPLRLKDFILGTNFTHAYLDVDQYFRNSQTITNNDTCPRSVKPYLIPFKSLFHSGFDALQKKIDKRHIDSSLLSYATETLVSGFLYRKDYHESRLQAVLRLQNQGHISVIMVNHLFSRLTANFGRNHFVTNKKTSKLDLVTCPCSRNCGEEIIYDNIGIGSECLWYGSPDIMMLPYGGVCGIVVPEDSEDNELMLESYNLDTNLKTFIENGDTSSLRGENTVQRIISMAITFSMYQKVSKPALKLEQTQSAFMVPIIAANARHFDIYLYDSKNDILLRNNGPPIPLWEDDTIRKNPAKLNLSSVLQLWMTINYLSMQLQLRKEDIEILSGSCGFLSKLTKDKLKDIEETLQMTKWFYPPEKKEFEVHFQTLSP; from the exons ATGAGAAGTTTTCTACCCCGTCAAGTCTTTATAGGATATCATAGAAATTATTCGACATGtcatgataaacaaatatggAAAATTATGAAGAATTCTTTGGATGGATACAGAGATATATGGTTTATGCCTCTTCGCCTGAAGGATTTCATATTAGGGACGAATTTTACACATGCTTATTTGGATGTTGATCAGTATTTTCGAAATTcacaaacaataacaaacaatGATACATGCCCGAGAAGTGTGAAACCATATCTGATTCCATTCAAATCATTGTTCCACAGCGGATTTGATGctttacaaaagaaaattgataaaagaCACATTGATTCATCCTTGCTCTCATATGCAACTGAAACACTTGTTTCTGggtttttatatagaaaag ATTATCATGAAAGCCGTCTTCAAGCTGTTTTACGATTACAGAATCAAGGTCATATTAGTGTTATTATGGTGAATCACTTGTTCTCAAGACTGACAGCAAACTTTGGAAGAAATCATTTTGTGACGAATAAAAAAACTAGCAAATTGGATCTTGTAACTTGTCCTTGTTCCAGGAACTGTGGAGaggaaatcatttatgataatatTGGAATAg GAAGTGAGTGTTTATGGTATGGAAGTCCAGATATAATGATGCTTCCCTATGGAGGAGTCTGTGGTATTGTAGTACCAGAAGATAGCGAGGACAATGAATTAATGTTAGAGAGTTACAATCTTGACACAAATCTGAAAACATTTATAGAAAATGGAGACACTTCATCTCTTCGTGGAGAAAATACTGTACAAAGGATAATATCTATGGCGATAACATTTTCTATGTATCAAAAAGTATCAAAACCAGCATTAAAACTTGAACAGACTCAGTCGGCATTCATGGTTCCAATTATTGCTGCCAATGCAagacattttgatatttatttgtacGATTCCAAGAATGATATTCTTTTGCGTAATAATGGACCACCTATTCCATTATGGGAAGATGACACAATAAGAAAAAATCCTGCAAAATTAAACCTATCATCTGTGCTACAACTTTGGATGACTATTAATTATTTATCGATGCAATTGCAGCTTAGAAAAGAGGACATTGAGATTTTGTCTGGAAGTTGTGGCTTCctctcaaaattgacaaaggATAAATTGAAAGACATTGAAGAAACTTTACAAATGACAAAATGGTTTTATCCACCAGAGAAAAAGGAATTTGAGGTGCATTTCCAAACTCTTTCACCCTGA
- the LOC134687048 gene encoding uncharacterized protein LOC134687048 — protein MPFTCCCVPGCSNRGGHLFPKNGELKKKWLNAIKRNSYEEKHKEWTPSKSSVVCQDHFLQNDYTSITSFGTDVSRKQLKKGSVPSVFCWKRKLSSNTPDRSDRLFKRNKTKSELSFTEENIEINDPCTSDIGREECVESTTAPIVPDAESHILYTAVPLNSEFSCQTPSWVSLSIENFRHDDAGVLFYTGLANYNDFIFVLASFGEGIYHMNYLYNRVDQLNIENQFFLTLIKLRRHKTNFELSRLFGISEHSVTNIWITWLNFMSRQWKELDLWPSRDLVRFFSPSDFKLKFPSTRLLVDGTEMPVKKPKSPIAQQSTYSTYKNRNTVKVLVGCSPSGLVSYVSDSYGGSVSDRQIVERSNLINLCDPGDSIMADKGFNIQDLFAPSDVTINIPTFFKKRNRMTGKTVLRDRKISSKRVHIERIIGLAKTFKILTVAMNRTETKLSSDIIFVVFMLCNFRQCIIPRHA, from the exons ATGCCATTTACTTGTTGTTGTGTACCTGGATGTTCTAACAGAGGTGGACATCTTTTCCCAAAAAATGgggaattaaaaaagaaatggttAAATGCAATCAAAAGAAACTCTTATGAAGAAAAACACAAAGAATGGACACCAAGCAAAAGCAGTGTTGTTTGTCAGGATCATTTTTTGCAAAATGATTATACATCAATTACAAGTTTTG GCACAGATGTTAGCagaaaacagttgaaaaaaGGATCAGTTCCATCTGTATTTTGTTGGAAAAGAAAATTATCCTCAAACACCCCAGACAGAAGTGATCgactttttaaaagaaacaaaacaaaatctgaaCTATCATTCACagaagaaaatattgaaataaatgatcCATGTACTTCTGATATAGGACGGGAAGAATGTGTCGAGTCTACAACAGCACCCATAGTACCTGATGCAGAGTCGCACATATTATATACTGCTGTTCCACTGAATAGTGAATTTAGCTGTCAAACGCCATCCTGGGTTTCcctttctatagaaaattttagGCATGATGATGCTGGTGTATTGTTTTATACAGGGTTGGCAAATTACAATGACTTTATATTTGTCTTGGCTTCTTTTGGAGAGGGAATATACCACATGAACTACTTGTATAACAGGGTGGACCAActtaatattgaaaatcaattttttttaacccttatCAAGCTAAGAAGACACAAAACCAATTTTGAACTTAGTAGACTGTTTGGCATTTCTGAACattcagtgacaaatatatGGATCACATGGCTGAACTTTATGTCTAGACAATGGAAGGAGTTAGATTTGTGGCCAAGTCGAGATTTAGTCCGCTTTTTTAGTCCATCTGATTTCAAGCTGAAATTTCCATCAACTAGACTGCTTGTAGATGGGACAGAAATGCCTGTTAAGAAACCGAAGTCTCCAATCGCTCAACAGTCTACTTATTCTACATACAAGAACAGAAACACAGTTAAAGTCTTGGTAGGATGCTCACCCAGTGGTCTGGTGTCTTATGTTTCTGATTCATACGGCGGATCAGTAAGTGACCGTCAAATAGTGGAAAGGAGTAATCTTATTAACTTATGTGATCCTGGGGATTCCATTATGGCAGATAAAGGCTTCAACATTCAGGACTTATTTGCACCAAGCGACGTAACTATTAATATTCCAACATTTTTTAAGAAACGTAACAGAATGACTGGGAAAACAGTTTTAAGAGATAGAAAAATATCCAGTAAGCGTGTCCACATTGAACGAATCATAGGATTAGCAAAGACATTTAAAATCCTTACTGTTGCAATGAATAGAACAGAAACAAAACTTTCAAGTGATAtaatttttgtagttttcatgCTTTGCAACTTTAGGCAATGTATCATACCAAGACATGCGTAA
- the LOC134687743 gene encoding uncharacterized protein LOC134687743 codes for MATFTNDLEHFDDLLTCTICLETFIVPKYLPCLHTFCESCIKTYIVSSTEKDNQSEGFKCPVCRKFVSYVNRPDKPEAWASSLPMNHFVRSMLDKRSIQRSEKLCNSCQFNDKTKKAISWCTSCEEAFCEQCDECHKSFKISAKHKLISIKEIQSGGFDLKTSEVLSCEEHHEKIVEVYCVDHSKPCCTLCATLSHRKCENVISIENAAKGIKQAKLTTSLVTKLDERNKEFHQIIENRKDSMTKFETISENIIQEVSTLKMAAIVHLQKLEEQIKVEVASSKKRFFMKCTDELNTFSSYKSTSANWHSVLKGSIEHGSDQQCLMEVNKIGPKMSIVEKEMAEEMKKMKNITFKFVPSELIEKFKSNVKSFGCLNIIEDQFSSMLPVMGIRQRVNFHSGDIKILHRINAAENSQTSAIFIGDHLVITSFITCNVGKYSLDGKYIDSLALEKYPNDITQVDQCQVAIAIYSRNKIVFVDITKMKLLRTLDLQDITIYGLCCVEGNNLIISSRSNLTWVDSSGKKVKQKSTSGCSYFVSKSETKHYVYGEGDNSISCLEGDTVKFMYTSEQLSHPRGIGIDFEGNIYIAGQSSKNIHQITNDGKLIRIIPVNTFGIIHPWTIRFAPNSNKFVVTCSFSGKVILCEIS; via the coding sequence ATGGCGACATTTACGAATGATTTGGAACATTTTGATGATTTATTAACGTGTACAATTTGTCTGGAAACTTTTATAGTTCCGAAATATTTGCCATGTCTCCACACTTTCTGTGAATCGTGTATTAAAACTTACATTGTATCATCTACAGAAAAAGACAATCAGTCCGAGGGATTCAAGTGTCCGGTTTGTCGAAAGTTTGTATCATACGTCAACAGACCAGATAAACCAGAAGCATGGGCTTCCTCATTACCGATGAACCATTTTGTGAGGTCGATGTTGGATAAGCGATCAATTCAAAGGTCTGAAAAATTGTGCAACTCGTGCCAATTTAATGATAAGACCAAAAAGGCAATATCTTGGTGTACATCTTGTGAAGAGGCTTTTTGTGAACAGTGCGATGAATGTCacaaatctttcaaaatttcagcTAAACATAAACTTATTTCAATCAAAGAAATTCAGTCAGGAGGTTTCGATTTGAAAACATCTGAAGTCCTGAGTTGTGAAGAACATCATGAGAAGATCGTAGAGGTTTATTGTGTGGACCATTCGAAGCCGTGTTGTACCCTTTGTGCAACTCTTTCTCATCGCAAATGTGAAAACGTAATCTCAATCGAAAATGCTGCTAAAGGTATAAAGCAAGCCAAACTTACAACTTCTTTGGTTACAAAACTTGACGAAAGGAATAAGGAATTCcatcaaataattgaaaatcGGAAAGATAGCATGACTAAATTCGAAACCATATCTGAGAACATTATTCAAGAAGTGTCAACACTGAAAATGGCAGCAATAGTTCATTTACAAAAGTTAGAAGAGCAAATAAAGGTCGAAGTGGCCTCATCAAAGAAGCGTTTTTTCATGAAATGTACAGATGAACTTAACACTTTTTCGAGCTATAAAAGTACCTCGGCTAACTGGCATTCAGTTCTTAAAGGGTCAATAGAACATGGATCAGACCAACAGTGTTTAATGGAAGTCAACAAGATTGGTCCAAAAATGAGTATAGTTGAAAAGGAAATGGCAGAAGAaatgaaaaagatgaaaaatattacttttaagtTTGTCCCATCTGAACTGATTGAGAAATTTAAATCAAACGTAAAGTCGTTCGGTTGTCTAAATATAATTGAAGACCAGTTTTCTAGTATGCTGCCAGTTATGGGTATCAGACAAAGGGTTAATTTTCATAGTGGCGACATTAAAATATTGCATAGAATTAATGCTGCTGAAAACAGTCAAACTAGTGCTATTTTCATTGGTGATCACCTTGTTATAACGAGCTTTATTACATGCAACGTTGGAAAATATAGCCTCGATGGAAAATATATAGATTCTTTAGCTTTGGAAAAGTATCCAAATGATATAACACAAGTTGATCAGTGTCAAGTCGCTATTGCGATTTATAGTagaaacaaaattgtgtttgttGACATTACGAAAATGAAATTATTACGAACATTGGATTTACAGGATATAACAATATATGGATTATGTTGTGTCGAAGGGAACAATTTAATCATATCGAGTAGATCGAATTTAACATGGGTTGACTCATCAGGGaagaaagtaaaacaaaaatctacaaGTGGTTGTTCATATTTTGTGTCTAAATCGGAGACGAAACATTATGTATATGGAGAAGGAGATAATTCCATATCATGTCTAGAAGGGGACACAGTCAAGTTTATGTATACAAGTGAACAGTTGTCCCATCCGCGGGGAATTGGAATAGACTTTGAGGGCAATATCTATATTGCTGGACAAAGTTCTAAGAACATTCACCAAATTACTAATGATGGAAAATTAATACGTATAATTCCGGTCAACACGTTTGGAATTATACATCCATGGACAATACGTTTTGCTCCTAACAgtaataaatttgtcgttaCATGCAGTTTTTCGGGGAAAGTTATACTGTGTGAAATAAGTTAG
- the LOC134687049 gene encoding uncharacterized protein LOC134687049, with product MGKTLDTKAKQLYNNRFLKYLRLGTENDFFFVKSECHAEMKRKITYKVDVCINKELTIMEAQCECAAGMGPTAHCKHVCAVLFGMTQFSCFKELRTEETCTQRLQTFHQYEDIISIQALTVDQSKSKQWLNERCKRLTSSNFGRICKATDKTDFHKLALSYTRSSALYTAAIKHGRQYEPVAIEKYESITKLETVKCGLFVSKMHPFLAASPDGLTENNTLLEIKCPYTARNELITPKFVPYLSEVNGELILDPKHDYYYQIQGQLFCTGKQTCDFFVYTHEDHKLITIERNDRFIVEMKGSLTSFYEKYFKQVVLDKFMYNSYDKYSW from the exons ATGGGAAAAACACTGGACACTAAAGCTAAGCAATTGTATAATAAcagatttttgaaatacttgCGACTGGGgactgaaaatgattttttttttgtaaaatcggAGTGTCATGCTGagatgaaaagaaaaatcacataCAAGGTTGATGTTTGTATTAATAAAGAACTAACTATCATGGAGGCCCAGTGTGAATGTGCTGCAGGTATGGGCCCAACAGCTCATTGTAAACATGTATGTGCAGTCCTCTTTGGAATGACCCAGTTTTCTTGTTTCAAGGAGTTGAGGACAGAAGAGACTTGTACACAACGGTTACAAACTTTTCATCAAT atgAAGACATAATTTCAATACAGGCATTAACAGTAGATCAATCCAAGAGCAAACAATGGCTGAATGAGAGATGCAAGCGTTTGACATCTTCAAATTTTGGCAGAATATGTAAAGCAACAGACAAGACAGACTTTCACAAACTTGCTTTATCATATACGAGAAGTTCTGCATTATATACAGCAGCTATCAAGCATGGTAGACAGTATGAACCAGTAGCAATAGAGAAATATGAATCGATTACGAAGCTAGAAACTGTTAAATGTGGATTATTTGTGTCAAAAATGCATCCTTTTCTAGCTGCTTCTCCAGATGGattaacagaaaacaatacaTTGTTAGAAATCAAATGTCCGTATACTGCACGAAATGAACTGATCACACCTAAATTTGTTCCTTACTTGTCTGAGGTAAATGGGGAGTTGATTTTAGACCCAAAACATGACTATTACTATCAAATACAGGGACAACTGTTTTGCACTGGAAAACAAACATGTGACTTTTTTGTTTACACACATGAAGATCACAAATTAATAACAATTGAAAGAAATGACAGATTTATTGTTGAGATGAAAGGTTCTTTAActtcattttatgaaaaatattttaagcagGTTGTTCTTGACAAATTTATGTACAACAGTTATGATAAGTATTCCTGGTGA